From Candidatus Nucleicultrix amoebiphila FS5, a single genomic window includes:
- the secD gene encoding protein translocase subunit SecD, with the protein MVQLPPWKVILILFACVIGVILPLPNILPETVLNKLPTWYSNQKISLGLDLQGGSHLLLEVDVQHALKDRLDSLLEGTRKILRSEKVGYLNLAINKDAVSFKLRDASQATLAQSILKKEQSDADVSYDPQQETVTLHFKDIAISDRKYKVLQQSIEIVRKRIDQLGTKEPNIQRQGDDRILVQLPGIEDPSHVKALLGKTAQMTFRLLHPEYPEAAMLGGNPPPAGTEILPGESKSNGGQIQYVVMKKILLGGDSLDDASVSFDEYNRPQVNFKFDTPGGRKFAEITRDNIGRRLAIVLDNQVISAPVINSVIPGNGVIQGQFSVQEANDLALLMRAGALPAPLTVIEERTVGPDLGADSIAAGHRATIIGVLFVLAFMLVSYSLFGIIANLALIFNLIFLFAALSVLGATLTLPGVAGIALTLGMAVDANVLIFERIKEEIRLGRKMVSAIDSGFRQAMGTIIDSNVTTLFAAAALYFFGTGPVRGFAVTTAVGIIISMFTAISLTRLLIVGWLKIFKPSKLPI; encoded by the coding sequence ATGGTTCAACTGCCCCCTTGGAAGGTCATATTAATTTTATTCGCGTGCGTAATCGGGGTCATTTTGCCCCTTCCTAATATTTTACCCGAGACTGTTCTAAACAAACTTCCAACGTGGTATTCGAACCAAAAAATAAGCTTGGGACTTGATCTCCAGGGGGGATCTCATCTTCTTTTAGAAGTAGATGTTCAGCATGCCTTAAAAGATCGTTTAGACAGTCTCCTTGAGGGAACGCGTAAAATTCTGCGCAGCGAAAAAGTAGGGTATTTAAATCTAGCGATCAACAAAGATGCTGTCAGTTTTAAATTACGTGACGCAAGTCAAGCAACGCTTGCGCAAAGCATCTTAAAGAAAGAACAAAGCGATGCAGATGTGAGCTACGACCCTCAACAAGAAACTGTTACTTTGCACTTTAAAGATATTGCTATCAGTGATCGTAAATATAAAGTTCTACAACAATCCATTGAGATTGTTCGAAAGCGTATTGATCAATTGGGAACCAAAGAACCCAACATTCAACGCCAAGGAGATGATCGAATTTTGGTTCAACTTCCCGGCATTGAAGATCCTAGCCACGTTAAAGCTCTTTTAGGAAAAACAGCACAAATGACATTTCGTCTTTTGCATCCTGAATATCCCGAAGCTGCGATGTTAGGAGGAAATCCCCCGCCTGCCGGCACTGAAATTCTACCGGGTGAATCTAAAAGTAATGGTGGACAAATTCAGTATGTGGTTATGAAAAAAATTCTGCTCGGTGGCGATAGCCTTGATGATGCTTCAGTCAGTTTTGATGAGTATAATAGGCCCCAAGTGAACTTTAAATTTGATACGCCAGGGGGTCGAAAATTTGCTGAAATAACCCGTGATAACATTGGTCGCAGATTGGCTATTGTTTTGGATAATCAGGTCATAAGCGCTCCGGTAATCAACAGCGTTATCCCAGGCAATGGCGTTATTCAGGGACAGTTTAGCGTTCAAGAAGCAAATGACTTAGCACTCCTCATGCGGGCAGGTGCTCTTCCTGCACCTTTGACTGTCATCGAAGAACGCACAGTCGGTCCAGATCTGGGCGCTGACTCAATTGCCGCCGGTCATCGTGCGACAATTATTGGCGTTTTGTTTGTGTTAGCCTTTATGCTTGTTTCCTACTCGCTCTTTGGCATCATCGCTAATTTGGCCCTCATTTTTAACTTAATTTTCCTCTTTGCAGCTTTGTCTGTTTTGGGTGCTACTCTCACGCTTCCTGGTGTAGCCGGTATCGCTTTAACTTTAGGAATGGCTGTGGACGCCAACGTGTTGATCTTTGAGCGTATCAAAGAAGAAATTCGCTTAGGCCGCAAGATGGTCTCTGCCATTGATTCAGGGTTCAGGCAAGCCATGGGAACAATTATTGACTCGAACGTCACCACTTTGTTTGCGGCAGCTGCTCTTTATTTCTTTGGTACAGGCCCTGTTCGTGGATTTGCGGTCACAACGGCTGTTGGCATTATTATCTCAATGTTTACAGCGATCTCACTGACACGACTTTTAATTGTGGGTTGGTTGAAGATTTTTAAACCCTCCAAGCTCCCCATTTAA
- the secF gene encoding protein translocase subunit SecF has product MKGFQFVPVNTNIPFTGTIRYVSYLISLIMVVGSIGLFFVKGLNYGIDFKGGFLIEVRTQAPADLSKMRAELNALNFGEAKLQEFGSNRDVMIRIERQHGDEKAQSAALEKIKETLGPDVEYRRVETVGPKVSADLIRNGGYAVAFAIILILLYIWIRFEWQFGLCCVISLMHDCISVVGFYSLFNVEFSETAFVAILTTLGYSVNDTVVIYDRIRDNLRKYKKTPLNELVNRSTNETLSRTVMTSSTTMMALLGLYFFGGPVISVFSLPILVGIFVGTLSSIFVSANLLLHFNIRRQDVEQTAN; this is encoded by the coding sequence ATGAAAGGCTTTCAATTCGTTCCAGTTAATACGAACATCCCTTTTACAGGGACTATTCGCTATGTCTCTTATTTAATCTCTTTAATTATGGTTGTCGGATCCATTGGCCTCTTTTTTGTCAAAGGCCTCAATTATGGCATCGATTTCAAAGGCGGATTTCTTATTGAAGTTCGCACACAAGCTCCCGCTGATTTATCCAAAATGCGTGCAGAGTTAAATGCACTTAATTTTGGCGAAGCAAAACTTCAAGAATTTGGCAGTAATCGAGATGTCATGATTCGAATTGAACGTCAGCATGGAGACGAAAAGGCCCAATCCGCTGCGTTAGAGAAAATCAAAGAGACGCTTGGTCCAGATGTGGAATATCGTCGTGTGGAAACCGTAGGTCCCAAAGTGAGCGCGGACTTGATTCGAAATGGTGGTTATGCTGTCGCTTTTGCGATTATTCTTATTCTACTTTACATCTGGATTCGATTTGAATGGCAGTTTGGTCTCTGCTGTGTCATCAGTCTTATGCACGATTGTATCAGCGTGGTTGGATTCTATTCTCTTTTTAACGTTGAGTTTAGCGAAACAGCTTTCGTAGCAATTCTCACGACTCTTGGCTATTCGGTCAACGACACGGTGGTGATTTATGACCGTATTCGTGATAACCTACGTAAATATAAAAAGACACCTCTCAATGAACTCGTGAACCGCAGTACCAATGAGACTTTATCCAGAACAGTGATGACCTCTTCAACTACAATGATGGCTCTTCTTGGTCTATACTTCTTTGGTGGACCTGTGATTTCGGTATTTAGTCTCCCTATCTTAGTGGGTATTTTTGTAGGCACTCTTTCTTCTATCTTTGTCAGTGCCAACTTGCTTTTGCATTTCAACATTCGTCGTCAAGATGTTGAACAAACTGCTAATTAA
- a CDS encoding LysR family transcriptional regulator codes for MDWDKLKLFYITAKIGNISKAARELNVTQSALSRRISSLEEDLGTQLLNRHLRGVTLTSQGKAIFPELEKAFNKLESLNQIIQSMDNTLAGDLRIASNFGFIDTWLNYYLPDFIKKHAEIRLSVLVKEKIVDLIDEGIDLVITSFFPDSPLVEKEFLMSWNRCLYASEGYLKQFGIPKTVQDLSHHRLISFGESKSFLHEDRDWHLKIGTEPGERREPYLAINSMRAMLTAAQNDIGIISFSQESLLLKDTNLIRVLPEIQGPHIDIFMVYLKQQESLERLKIFRNFLKEQAEKTKITPGIKQP; via the coding sequence ATGGATTGGGATAAGTTGAAGTTATTCTACATCACCGCAAAGATCGGCAACATTTCAAAGGCTGCTCGAGAGCTGAATGTTACCCAATCTGCCCTTAGTCGGCGCATATCAAGTCTTGAAGAAGACTTAGGTACGCAGCTTTTAAACCGTCACTTAAGAGGGGTGACGTTAACCTCTCAAGGAAAAGCTATTTTTCCTGAACTAGAAAAAGCCTTTAATAAACTTGAATCTCTCAATCAAATCATCCAATCCATGGATAATACTCTTGCAGGCGATCTACGCATTGCGTCGAACTTTGGGTTTATTGATACTTGGCTCAACTATTATCTTCCTGATTTTATTAAAAAGCACGCCGAGATTAGACTATCCGTTCTTGTCAAAGAAAAAATCGTCGACCTTATTGATGAAGGTATTGATCTCGTCATTACGAGCTTCTTTCCCGATTCACCTCTCGTTGAAAAAGAATTTTTGATGAGCTGGAACCGTTGTCTTTATGCGAGCGAAGGATATCTCAAACAGTTTGGCATTCCTAAAACCGTCCAAGATCTCAGTCATCATCGGCTAATCAGCTTTGGTGAGAGCAAATCCTTTCTTCATGAAGATAGAGACTGGCATTTAAAAATTGGTACTGAACCTGGCGAAAGACGCGAGCCATATCTCGCGATTAATTCTATGCGTGCCATGTTGACAGCGGCCCAAAATGACATAGGCATCATAAGTTTTTCTCAAGAATCACTTCTATTGAAAGATACCAACTTGATCCGCGTATTACCTGAGATTCAAGGTCCTCATATTGATATTTTTATGGTTTATCTGAAACAGCAGGAAAGCCTTGAGCGCCTTAAGATCTTTCGTAATTTTCTTAAAGAACAAGCAGAAAAAACAAAAATTACGCCGGGCATTAAACAACCGTAA